Part of the Capsicum annuum cultivar UCD-10X-F1 chromosome 12, UCD10Xv1.1, whole genome shotgun sequence genome is shown below.
ATGATATTTATGACCGATTTAATTTTGAGTCTTGATGATACATATTATCAGTTTAGttttggaggatgattatgatgtgaatgattatgataataatgGTTACACGTGTGATGATTATGAGGATCAGTTTGTGATATTCATTCATTCTTATAGTTTGTGTGTTGATTGAAACTTTTGAGCCTGGGGCAGTGGGGGCATGTGATGGTctcagctaggtatttggttgttcgGACTAGTCGGTTACTCGTGTTGTTATTAAAAGtgctattatcattattattaataatgtcATGATCATTGTTATGCGTATTGTGTGACAGATTGGTTGTTGATTCGGTATCAAGATCTGAGGTATGTGTAACGCCTCGACTCTGCATCCCGGGtgccatacggtgcttacgaccccaaaggaccacaagctaacccatgatggtACGTactgtgaacactgaataataatacttaaataatgTGGAAGTTAGGCTGAAAGCCATAAGGCtcataatctaaatactgataaatataggaactgataataacatctaaaaactgaatactgtttgaacaaatctagtctgaaaagcctctaatgaattgtctaaatatggagttgatgggacaagccctaactaactccgactaataagatactgaatctactgtaatacaaaaataaaaaataatatcctcgatggatgaggactcactactgaatctgctatTGCTAACTGAATTtggctaagtgcggtcaggaatTAGCATTGAAAAATTCTTGTAAGTTTAAACTTTGTGATCATCGATGTGACGCGttgattcactagaatttgcttccaaaattttagttaagtgttAAACGTCCTATCCTTagccatgccttttgtagtgcaTTTCTAATGGCTTTttggcctttaaatcatcaatatattgtGGTATACACCTCACCTATCCTCttacaatatcacacaccacatattaatgatcaaaacaacataatattcataatgacaaatcaaaacaagagctatgATAAGGCAAATTTgaaatgatcttccacttattatgtCAACTCTTGaataaatcaaattaaactttgcacattacaaacaagttgttccactcataaatacatatttaaattatttgaaataaattaaaaacattagAATATAACGAAGCCTACTAGACACAtacctagctcaaactagtaaaactagtttttcgggttgaactctaaatgactcaattaagcacaaacttgttttaaaaatattttgaacattgtaatcacgcacttggacacttatatgcttatttatatcaatattaacacattAACCACACGAATTGCTCTTAgaacaaggcaaaataagctagaataatgacacTGAAATGTATAAAACCATCTTAGATCAGTCAGCCAGAATCTTCACTTTAAGAATATTAAAACCTTCATCCTCTGATATTTATGTTACAACTTACAGCATCCATAAGATGTATTTACGTGCCATAAGTAGCCCTCCATCAATGTTAGAACACACTTCAGCTTTCAGTTTCTCAGAACATGCCACCTCTAGTACTTCTGAGGCCACTTACAACTTGTAAGTAGGGTCTTCTACATACTTCAACCCCTTTTTTTNNNNNNNNNNNNNNNNNNNNNNNNNNNNNNNNNNNNNNNNNNNNNNNNNNNNNNNNNNNNNNNNNNNNNNNNNNNNNNNNNNNNNNNNNNNNNNNNNNNNTTTAAAGTTCAGTGTCTTGATCAGTTTGAAGTACATACCTCATTCTcaattcttgataattttgaagtgCTTGATGTATTCTTCCCTCTGTTGAATCATTTCTTTCTCCTGGCTGTGATGTGTAATTCTTCTTATCAATCAGCTATGACTCAATCGAAAAATAGTTGGAATCAGCTATATGAATCTATATCCATTGTGCTCTATTTGGGCCTATTCCCAAGGTGAAGTATAGTTGGTGGGAATAAGTTGATAGACTCTTAGAGAGTGAGACTGTTGGAGAATTTGATTGAGTAGTGTGATGAACCCAAATATGTATCATATTCGCATGACAATTGTTGTCCGTTGTATTCTTCTTCTCGTGGGTGATTTAGAGGGGCACATTTTTAAAAGCTCAATTCTTTTATCTAAGTCTTTATTGAATCAGGTATGATCTACACATTGTTTCTATTATccctaattttttaaattagCTAATTGAGGGGCTGAAATCTGTCAAACGCATGTTTATTGTCCCTTGTTTTTTTCCATTTAACTTTAGTGAAGTTGTTGATGTGGATCTCTAGCTAATATTTATCATGGAAATTCCCTGTTATCGAACTTGCTTTTGACTGAAGAATAGGTTGTTCTAAGGTTGTGATTTTGGTGGGTTGTCATGTTGTAGATAAACAATCTCTATAAAGATTTCCATGGATTTGATGAATGGCACCGATCATGCACCAGAAACACCAACACTTAAAATCAAGGCATTTTTTGAATCAACTCCACCACTAAAAGATGCTGCCGAAATAGAGACAAAATTGAAGGAATTTGTCAACCGGAATTTATTATCAGGTAAATTTGCTTCTATTCAGTTCTCATAGATTTTACTGTTTTAACTTCCTTTCCACAATCTCAACAATGACAATCGCCAATGCCATAGATTTGACTTTGTCTTTATCGTCATGTTCAGAGAATGGAAAAGCAAACAGGGTTGTGTGTGTGACTTCTGGTGGTACAACTGTTCCTCTGGAGAAGAGGTGTGTTCGTTATATTGACAACTTCAGTTCTGGTCATCGAGGATCTGCTTCTACAGAGTATACCATGAAACACTGTACTTAAATTTCCAGTACACATCTGGTTCATGTACATTTTTTACATTTCAATTGGCTGGAATTGCAGGTACTTTTTGAAGGCTGGTTATTCTGTCATCTTTCTTTATCGTAGGTTTGTATCAAGTGCATTGCTATGTATTACCATTATCCTGATATCTTCCCtttgaaaaaaaagtatatgCTCCTGACTGGATTTTTAAGGCCATAAAACTCAACATATGCAGGGGAACTTGCCAGCCATTTTGCAGATCGCTTCCTGAGGATCCATTGCTTGAGTGTTTTACTTCAACTGATGATTCAAATAGTCAAGGTCTGCTAATTTTTCATTTATGCTCAATAAAAATGCACAAGATTTTTTCATTTTAACAGACATCAAAGCTTTCTTGATTCCTAGCAGCATAGAACTGTGgcgaatttaataaaataaactctATTGATTATATAGGCTCGTACTGATAATATCCAGTTGCTCACTACCTTTTCATCGTTTACATTATAGAGGTGCAGAAGACCTAATAAAATAGGTGGGAGAATTGTAACATGAGGAAATATAATGATGTGATAGAATTTAGAAAGTAAATTCTGTTCATATTAGTCTTCCTAATTTCCTTTATGTTGATTCTGTCTGTATCCCAGGCTTGTTAGGTGTTACCTTGGGGATTGGTGGTGGTGATGTGGGGGGAGGGGAGAGGGGGCTTATTTATCACTGTTGTTTGGTTGACCATTTTTTGCTTTTCAGTGGACCCATCGTATGCTGAAGTGGTGAAGAGAGCCATTACTGAAAATCGCTCCGTaagaatttttatcaattatttgtTTTTACCATTTCACTTACATTTTCCAGTAAATAACTTAGGAATTTTGAATTGCAGGCTGTTAGTCGGGGCTTTCTGTTGAAATTACCGTTTACAACAATTTTTGAATATTTGCAGGTCATGTTCAGTAgatatttttgtttgataagTAGGTTATGTTCAGTAGATTGCAAATTTATTTGGTGTACTTAAATCTAGAAACTTCAACTTTGAGTAAACAACATGCACCATTTCTAATATGCTGTATGAATGTTTTTCGCATTAAACAGATTCTTCAGCTGATAGCTGTGTCTTTAAGGAGCCTTGGTCTTAGTGCTATGTTTTATCTTGCAGCTGCAGTTTCTGACTTCTATGTACCGTGGGAGAGCATGGTAATCATTTCTTTCATCTTGCATTGTTTTGGTTGAATTTGCAATTGGAAATAGTCGGATGCAGTCAACCTCTGTGAATTTCTGTCATTCTTCTTTCTTGTTTCCGGCCTTCTTTTGTTTCACTACCAAAGAATGATAGGAATACAACAATGACAAGTGCGCCTAAATCCCAAGCTAGTTATGGTCGGGTATGTGAATCCACAATATCATTAGTCCTATTATTTAGTTCATAATATTTCAATACCCAGTACTTAAGGATTATCTAACACTAGGGTTTCTCTAATATACTAGAAATCTTCTAATAAGCATTAGTCTTCTAGTTAGtattatcaatatggattttcAACTTCCATTGATTTCTATCTTTTGCTAGATCTATCTCAATTCCGAGATATTCTTAACTGTTTGAGATATTTCTTTCCTTGTGATTTCAGGTCTACCTTTTTCTCTTTTAACACCTTTAATCATCATGTTAACATAGGCCGACATAGCATGTGGTCAAACCATCTCAGCGATATTCTCTCATTCTATCCTCTATCTAGTATGAGATTGTTAGACTGCACATCTATCTCAACATTTACATCACCTCGGCACTCATCTCATGTTGAGCATGTCAGATAAATTAGTTCTTTCTCACATCTGATATTTGCTTAATATAAACTCGTAATTACAGACAATACATAAGATCCAGTCAGGATCTGGTCCTTTGGATATGCGTCTTGCTCAAGTACCAAAGATGCTTTATGTGCTTAGAAATGAGTGGGCACCTCTGGCCTTCTGCATATCTTTCAAGGTTAGCCGATCATCACTTGTGGTTTCTTTACCATAATCTTGAAATCTGTTGTACCTGTAAAAATATGGTGGCTGAACAATTAACTGTGTCGAATATATATTGAGGAGAACCGTGCATATGGAGTCTTAACAATtacgtattttattttttaaagcaaTATAAAAAGGTTTAAGTCAACTGTTTAAGTCAAACTAACTCAACTGGCATGTGTAGTCTGATGTTCATATAAAAATATGATTGGAAGGAGTGCATAGTTTCCCCCTCCGCTCCGTCATATGTGCGCTTTGCTCGGTTGGAGCCTTGGTGGTGGAAGGGGATGGGTGCATCTGATAAACGTGAAATTAGTAGTTTAATCTTGCTTAGCAACTTTTTATGTTTAGAATAAAGCACTGATTAGGTAAAATTATCACTTTTAACCATTTGGCTAAAGTCTCAGGTTAATCAAGATACATGATTGCCACTAGTTTTTTAACTGTTCCATAACATGGTCGTTATCATTGAATTACCGTGTGATCGTCATTAATTGGATGAAATATTCTCTTTCACTAATTAGTCTGGACaactttttttaatcaaatccAGCGTTCATATGTCAAATCTTTGTTCCATCGAAGTATACTGAGTGGCCAAGTATATACTTGACCTTTACTAGATACAAGCACTGATTTCCCCCCTGCAcgatatttgtatatatgtacaAGATATATCTTTATGCCTCTGCTCATCGCATAGTTCAAATATTGATTTCAACATGTACTTCTTAACAGCTAGAGACAGATACAGATATCCTTTTAGGGAAGGCTGATATGGCCCTTAAAAAGTACAAGATGCATATGGTGGTAGCTAATGAACTTTCAACCCGTAAAGAGGAAGTTATAGTTGTCACGGAGCAGGAAAAAATCACAGTTCGACGGGACACAACTCAGCTTATGGCTGATGTCGAGGATCCATTGATTAATCTTGTCGTGGATAGGCATTCGGCTTACATCAACCATTCTGATGCATGATCTAGAAGGACTGATCGATGATATTTTTCATATCAGTGGAATCTGAGTTCATTACAAGGAGATTACAGTACATCTGTGCAACAATTATGTTGCCAGCTGTTTAAAAGGAGATATACCATTCTATCCCACTAACCAACTACCACAGGCtcttttgaaagaagaaaaaggaagagaGTGCCTTTTAGTTGTTCCAATtgctgtcttttttttttcttttcttgttgaagaataaatttcatgaaataatAGGATCTGTACAATTgaatttattagcaaaatatgtTCTTCATTATTGTCTTTGATTTCTTACTGTTCCCATGTAGAAGTTAGTAGCACCATATTACAGCTGTTTATTAGTGTCGTTTGTGGCTTCTAAATCTCAGAGAATGCAGTAATTGGAACCACCCTCAACGCCTAAAGTTGATGAGTCAGTTATGACAGTGAGGTCATCGGGTCAACTTATGTGCATCTCCCACTATTTTTACTACCTGATATCTACCTGCTATCTCTGTAATCCTTGCAGACTAATGATGATTAATGAGCAGCAGTAATAACAGAAAGAGGTATTATTAGTATCTATGAGAAAATCAACATGAGCATGGATAAGAAGTTGACAACGGCAAATAGAAAACTAAACCCTGCAACATTTTGTGCTAAATACAGTATAGAATAACGTCAACCTATAATTGATGTTCGTCTATACAACTTATACAAAGATGTAATCTTTTCATGTGTAAAGTGACAGATGGGAAACATCACATATACAACTATTTCTTCCTGCCCTATTGCACAATACATTCTTTTTCACCTCAAGCAACTTTCCAAATTATTGCATTCTTCACCAGGTGCATGGAGACTAACCAATATGTGTTGCATCTCCTATAGATTTTTATCGTCGTCTTCATCAAGCTCCAGTCCTTCAGCAGCAAGAAGCCTGCTAATGacccttttcttttcttcctctgcCTTTCGCCGCCGCATTATATCTCTTTTCCGTAAGACAAGTGTATGCAGCTTTAATGTATTATTAAAATTCTCCACAGAAGCCTTTCTCTCTTTAGCAATGATTCTCCTTTCCTCTTCAGGATCCATCTGAAAGTCCattttgtcaaataaaatttagatcACTTGGGAAGAAATCTGCACCATATCTAGTCTCCAGGAGTGGAATGAAGAAAAGGACATAAGGGATGAGCAATGAAAAACTGATCAAGCACTTCATGTATATTTGTATCATGTTCATACAAGGTACATCATATGTATGGTATAATGCAGATTGTGCAAACTGCTGGGTGTAT
Proteins encoded:
- the LOC107851718 gene encoding uncharacterized protein LOC107851718, which translates into the protein MAIAAWAEQQQLELNLKARRLARSKMDPEEERRIIAKERKASVENFNNTLKLHTLVLRKRDIMRRRKAEEEKKRVISRLLAAEGLELDEDDDKNL
- the LOC124889802 gene encoding phosphopantothenate--cysteine ligase 2-like isoform X2, translated to MDLMNGTDHAPETPTLKIKAFFESTPPLKDAAEIETKLKEFVNRNLLSENGKANRVVCVTSGGTTVPLEKRCVRYIDNFSSGHRGSASTEYFLKAGYSVIFLYRRGTCQPFCRSLPEDPLLECFTSTDDSNSQVDPSYAEVVKRAITENRSAVSRGFLLKLPFTTIFEYLQILQLIAVSLRSLGLSAMFYLAAAVSDFYVPWESMTIHKIQSGSGPLDMRLAQVPKMLYVLRNEWAPLAFCISFKLETDTDILLGKADMALKKYKMHMVVANELSTRKEEVIVVTEQEKITVRRDTTQLMADVEDPLINLVVDRHSAYINHSDA
- the LOC124889802 gene encoding phosphopantothenate--cysteine ligase 2-like isoform X1, coding for MDLMNGTDHAPETPTLKIKAFFESTPPLKDAAEIETKLKEFVNRNLLSENGKANRVVCVTSGGTTVPLEKRCVRYIDNFSSGHRGSASTEYFLKAGYSVIFLYRRGTCQPFCRSLPEDPLLECFTSTDDSNSQVDPSYAEVVKRAITENRSAVSRGFLLKLPFTTIFEYLQILQLIAVSLRSLGLSAMFYLAAAVSDFYVPWESMNDRNTTMTSAPKSQASYGRTIHKIQSGSGPLDMRLAQVPKMLYVLRNEWAPLAFCISFKLETDTDILLGKADMALKKYKMHMVVANELSTRKEEVIVVTEQEKITVRRDTTQLMADVEDPLINLVVDRHSAYINHSDA